The following coding sequences lie in one Chitinivibrionales bacterium genomic window:
- a CDS encoding efflux RND transporter permease subunit: MTLSEFSLHRPVASIVMSLIIVLLGAVGFTFLGVRLYPAIDPPTIGVRTNYTGANADIIESQVTEPLEKAINGIEGIKSISSTSAIGISYITAEFNVGADLEKAANDVRDKVSQAARNLPQDIDAPPVVSKADANSDPVITVSVMSTTMNALELSDYAENILQEKLQTIPGVSSVVLFGQRRPSMRLWLDPEKMAAYGITPQDVNASLDKENVQLPGGKLTGKSTELIVNTFGQLVTEDDFNNLIVRQTNDQIVRFRDIGEAALGPENPETIVKLNGTEGISLALLPLPGANTIDIADEFYKRYAEIQKTLPPGVKLEIGYDKSKFVREAVSDVRMTIGIALFLVILIVFLFFRNWILALRPLLDIPVSLISAFFIMYVFGFSINVLTLLAVVLATGLVVDDGIVVTENIFKKIEHGMGVWEACIKGTQEVFFVVIATSMTLAVVFIPVIFLQGFTGRLFREFGIVLAGAVLVSAFVALTLTPVLNLKLGAIRTEHSGFYKSTEPFFLGLDAGYRRLLAWFMKRKWLSIAILIACAAIIVVLFKMLKSELAPLEDHSLIRANITLPEGTGFDYTQNLVDRIAQLEMDSIPEMRLIFAGVGLGAGGTNTGSVQTFLVEPNERKASQQQVFDRLAKMYRRFSAARVVPNQEQTITTSLSAGRQLPVQFVIQNLDFAKLQEALPKFLDEAKSNSIFGTIDVDLKFNKPEIDLTVDRLKATDLGVNVIDVSNTLDYALSGRRYAYYLREGKQYQVIGQVLREERDKPADITSLYVRSNGGQLIQLDNLVKMTENSAPPTLYHYNRYKSATIGATLAQGKTMGEGIEAMRRIAKKVLDGTFHTDLSGPSRDFAESSSNTSFALVLALFFIYLILAFQFESFREPFIIMLTVPLAAAGALLSLWLTGMTLNIFSEIGMIMLVGLVTKNGILIVEFANQKQKAGLGRAEAAFEAAAARLRPILMTSLATVFGALPITLGLGAGAESRKPLGVVVDGGLLFALILTLFVIPVMYTMMAKDRKPKQSQAVGVK, translated from the coding sequence ATGACCCTATCAGAATTTTCACTCCACCGCCCCGTAGCCTCCATCGTGATGAGCCTCATCATCGTGCTGCTCGGCGCGGTCGGCTTTACGTTTCTGGGTGTGCGTCTGTATCCGGCAATCGATCCGCCTACCATCGGCGTCCGGACCAACTATACCGGGGCGAACGCCGACATCATCGAATCGCAAGTGACCGAGCCCCTGGAAAAGGCGATAAACGGCATCGAGGGGATCAAATCGATCTCTTCCACTTCGGCAATCGGCATCAGCTATATCACCGCGGAGTTCAACGTGGGCGCCGACCTCGAAAAGGCGGCCAACGACGTGCGTGACAAGGTCTCCCAGGCCGCACGCAATCTGCCCCAGGACATAGACGCGCCTCCGGTGGTCTCCAAGGCCGACGCCAACAGTGACCCGGTCATCACCGTTTCGGTGATGAGCACCACCATGAATGCATTGGAACTTTCCGACTATGCCGAAAACATCCTTCAGGAGAAACTTCAAACGATTCCCGGCGTGAGCTCGGTGGTGCTGTTCGGTCAGCGACGGCCCTCGATGCGGCTGTGGCTCGATCCGGAAAAGATGGCAGCCTACGGCATCACACCGCAGGATGTCAATGCCTCCCTTGACAAGGAAAACGTGCAGCTGCCGGGCGGCAAGCTTACCGGGAAGTCGACCGAGCTCATCGTCAATACGTTCGGCCAGCTCGTTACCGAAGACGATTTCAACAATCTGATCGTTCGGCAGACAAACGATCAGATTGTCCGCTTCCGCGACATCGGCGAGGCGGCGCTCGGCCCGGAGAATCCCGAGACGATCGTGAAGCTCAACGGCACCGAGGGCATTTCGCTCGCGCTCCTTCCGCTGCCCGGCGCGAACACCATCGACATCGCGGACGAGTTCTACAAACGCTATGCCGAAATCCAGAAGACCCTTCCGCCGGGCGTCAAGCTGGAGATCGGCTACGACAAGTCCAAATTCGTGCGCGAGGCCGTGAGTGACGTCCGGATGACGATCGGTATCGCCCTGTTCCTGGTGATCCTCATCGTTTTCCTGTTCTTCAGGAATTGGATCTTGGCCCTGCGGCCGCTCCTTGACATTCCGGTATCGCTCATCAGCGCGTTCTTCATCATGTACGTGTTCGGATTTTCCATCAACGTGCTCACCCTGCTCGCCGTGGTGCTGGCCACGGGCCTCGTGGTGGACGACGGCATCGTGGTGACGGAGAATATTTTCAAGAAAATCGAGCACGGCATGGGCGTCTGGGAGGCCTGCATCAAGGGAACCCAGGAAGTGTTCTTTGTGGTGATCGCCACGTCCATGACGCTTGCCGTGGTGTTTATTCCCGTGATCTTCCTGCAGGGGTTTACCGGCAGGCTGTTCCGTGAATTCGGAATTGTATTGGCGGGGGCCGTGTTGGTCTCGGCGTTTGTGGCGCTCACCCTCACGCCGGTGCTCAACCTGAAACTCGGAGCAATCAGAACGGAACACTCTGGCTTCTACAAATCGACCGAACCCTTCTTCCTAGGGCTGGACGCCGGATACAGGCGGCTCCTTGCCTGGTTCATGAAACGCAAATGGCTCTCCATCGCCATTCTCATCGCCTGCGCGGCAATCATTGTGGTGCTTTTTAAAATGCTCAAGTCCGAGCTTGCGCCGCTCGAAGACCACAGCCTTATTCGGGCGAACATCACGCTTCCGGAAGGAACCGGATTCGATTACACACAGAATCTGGTCGACCGTATCGCGCAACTCGAGATGGACAGCATCCCCGAGATGCGGCTTATTTTTGCCGGCGTCGGATTGGGGGCCGGCGGGACCAACACAGGCTCGGTCCAGACGTTTCTCGTGGAGCCGAACGAACGAAAGGCCAGCCAGCAGCAGGTCTTCGACAGGCTGGCCAAGATGTACAGGAGGTTTTCCGCCGCGCGTGTCGTGCCCAATCAGGAACAAACCATTACCACGTCGCTATCGGCGGGGCGGCAGCTTCCGGTGCAGTTCGTCATACAGAACCTTGATTTTGCCAAGCTGCAGGAAGCGCTGCCGAAATTTCTCGACGAGGCAAAGAGCAATTCGATTTTCGGCACCATCGATGTGGACCTGAAGTTCAACAAGCCCGAGATCGACCTCACCGTAGACCGGCTCAAGGCCACCGACCTCGGCGTCAACGTCATCGACGTCTCGAATACGCTCGACTATGCACTCAGCGGCAGGCGATATGCCTACTATCTGCGCGAGGGAAAACAGTACCAGGTGATAGGCCAGGTTCTTCGCGAGGAGCGCGACAAGCCGGCCGACATCACCTCGCTCTACGTGCGGAGCAACGGCGGTCAGCTGATCCAGCTCGACAACCTGGTGAAGATGACCGAAAACAGCGCCCCGCCCACGCTGTATCACTACAACCGTTATAAATCGGCGACCATAGGGGCCACGCTGGCGCAGGGCAAAACCATGGGCGAGGGCATCGAGGCGATGCGTCGCATCGCGAAGAAGGTACTCGACGGCACGTTCCACACCGACCTTTCCGGTCCGTCAAGAGACTTCGCGGAAAGCAGCTCAAACACGTCGTTTGCCCTGGTGCTCGCGCTGTTCTTTATCTATCTCATTCTGGCGTTTCAGTTCGAGAGTTTTCGGGAACCGTTCATCATCATGCTCACCGTGCCGCTTGCCGCGGCGGGCGCGCTTTTGTCCCTGTGGCTCACCGGGATGACCCTGAACATCTTTTCGGAGATCGGCATGATCATGCTCGTGGGTCTTGTTACCAAGAACGGCATCCTCATCGTGGAGTTTGCAAACCAGAAACAGAAGGCGGGGCTCGGCAGGGCCGAGGCCGCGTTCGAGGCCGCGGCCGCGCGGCTGCGGCCTATTCTCATGACGTCGCTCGCCACGGTGTTCGGCGCGCTGCCCATCACGCTCGGCCTCGGCGCTGGCGCGGAAAGCCGTAAGCCGCTCGGCGTGGTGGTGGACGGCGGTCTGCTGTTCGCGCTTATCCTGACGCTGTTCGTGATTCCGGTAATGTATACAATGATGGCGAAGGACAGAAAACCAAAACAAAGTCAAGCTGTGGGAGTAAAATAG
- a CDS encoding TolC family protein, translating into MMHKRHIRRWTLVLCLSGISAAAAQTHDSITLPEAVDLALKNNAALAAAQQGLSAAQARTDQARTGWWPTVSGTASYTNLYPLEKMNLPLPFPIYKDPNTGYWEVTPKNIPFQLYPADNWDIHVGAEYLLFDFGKRQKAIALSRIGEHALQTGTDLAAKAVSYQTIIAFESLLGSAQLIAAKQENIGNLKEHLDFVKKRLATGSATEFDVLRSEVDLTNSQTELTNLNNDHAKQQIDFRLLLGLAESAPANCTGNFDSSFKEPPKDSLIDEALKQRTEIALLDTAMKIAQVQLSLARLEMTPALTAHVSAGEKNGYFPNLDQLQFNTVAAAQITAPIFDGRRTHYHIMELKAHLDSLRIMHDDLLRRVRTDVLKAIADVKSAHENLSEAAENIRLASESRRIAKLQYEAGVIPNLDLLDAENKYTQAKFSRVQSEFRYTLSKYALDQVTGKMPDVK; encoded by the coding sequence ATGATGCACAAACGACATATCCGGCGGTGGACGCTGGTGCTGTGCCTGAGCGGGATTTCGGCCGCGGCCGCTCAGACGCACGATTCGATAACCTTGCCCGAAGCGGTTGATCTGGCACTTAAAAACAACGCGGCGCTTGCCGCGGCGCAACAGGGACTTTCTGCGGCGCAGGCGAGAACCGACCAGGCGAGAACCGGATGGTGGCCGACGGTGAGCGGAACCGCGTCGTACACGAATTTGTACCCTCTTGAAAAAATGAACCTGCCGCTACCGTTCCCGATATACAAGGACCCAAATACCGGTTACTGGGAAGTCACCCCAAAGAATATCCCTTTTCAATTATACCCCGCCGACAATTGGGACATTCACGTGGGGGCCGAATACCTGCTGTTCGATTTCGGCAAACGACAGAAAGCAATTGCGCTCTCTCGCATTGGCGAACATGCGCTTCAGACCGGGACCGATCTTGCCGCCAAGGCCGTGAGCTACCAAACGATCATCGCATTTGAATCACTACTAGGCAGCGCCCAATTGATTGCCGCCAAACAGGAAAACATCGGTAACTTAAAGGAGCACCTCGATTTTGTCAAGAAGAGACTGGCAACGGGAAGCGCGACCGAGTTTGACGTTTTAAGATCCGAAGTCGATCTTACCAATTCCCAGACCGAGCTTACCAATCTCAACAATGACCATGCCAAACAACAAATCGATTTCCGCCTCCTGCTTGGGCTTGCGGAATCGGCGCCCGCTAACTGCACGGGTAACTTCGACTCCAGCTTCAAGGAACCTCCCAAGGACTCGCTTATTGATGAGGCACTCAAGCAAAGGACCGAGATCGCTCTCCTTGATACCGCAATGAAGATTGCGCAGGTGCAGCTGTCCCTTGCACGCCTCGAAATGACCCCTGCGCTCACCGCGCACGTTTCTGCCGGAGAGAAGAACGGATACTTTCCGAACCTCGACCAGCTGCAATTCAACACGGTCGCCGCTGCGCAGATTACCGCCCCCATCTTCGACGGTCGCAGGACCCATTATCATATCATGGAACTGAAAGCCCATCTCGACAGCCTCCGCATAATGCATGATGATCTCTTGCGTCGCGTTCGCACCGACGTGCTCAAGGCAATTGCAGATGTCAAGAGCGCCCATGAAAACCTCTCGGAGGCGGCCGAAAATATCCGTCTCGCCAGCGAGTCCAGGCGCATTGCGAAGCTGCAATATGAGGCCGGTGTCATTCCCAATCTTGACCTGCTCGACGCCGAGAACAAGTATACGCAGGCGAAATTCTCCAGGGTGCAAAGCGAATTCCGGTATACGCTCAGCAAATACGCGCTTGACCAGGTCACGGGAAAAATGCCTGATGTGAAATAG
- a CDS encoding efflux RND transporter periplasmic adaptor subunit, producing MKKNLTIILGLMLLACFFCSCKSRAPDPKAAAGANKFNATPLVEGFVVKSSVVVQSISISGTLMPFEETVLMPEVTGRVVAINLPEGKFVKQGTLLVKLFDDDLQASLRKSQTQLDLAKVTQKRQAELIKVNGLSQSDYDQAVLQVSSINADIEVLRAQIRKTEVRAPFDGIIGLRNISLGAEVTPQTALATIRDVARLKLDFAVPQKYGATLRPGMMVIFTLEGIDAKYEATVMATEEGVDEATRNLKARAMVKNTELLLKPGSFVNVELELGKEANALMVPTQAIIPQELGKQVILAKDGKAKFVSVKTGIRQASLIEVVSGIAEGDTIVTTGLLFLKPGADLKFSKISQHEGGR from the coding sequence ATGAAAAAGAACCTGACGATAATCTTGGGGTTGATGCTGCTTGCGTGCTTTTTCTGCTCCTGCAAGTCCAGGGCTCCCGATCCGAAGGCTGCGGCCGGGGCCAACAAATTCAACGCGACACCCCTTGTCGAGGGGTTCGTCGTGAAATCAAGCGTGGTGGTCCAGTCGATTTCCATCTCGGGCACCCTGATGCCGTTCGAGGAGACCGTTCTCATGCCCGAGGTGACGGGCCGCGTGGTGGCCATAAATCTTCCTGAGGGGAAATTCGTCAAGCAGGGCACCCTGCTTGTAAAACTTTTTGACGACGATCTCCAGGCAAGCCTTCGCAAATCGCAAACCCAGCTTGATCTTGCGAAAGTGACCCAAAAGCGCCAGGCGGAACTGATTAAGGTAAACGGCCTGAGCCAGTCGGACTACGACCAGGCCGTGCTGCAGGTAAGTTCGATCAACGCCGACATCGAGGTGCTCAGGGCGCAGATCCGCAAGACCGAGGTGCGTGCGCCGTTCGACGGAATCATCGGGTTGCGCAACATCAGCCTTGGAGCGGAAGTGACGCCGCAAACCGCGCTTGCCACCATCCGGGACGTGGCGCGCCTCAAGCTCGACTTTGCCGTGCCGCAGAAATACGGCGCCACGCTGCGGCCGGGCATGATGGTTATATTCACCCTCGAAGGCATCGACGCAAAATACGAGGCCACGGTGATGGCCACCGAGGAGGGCGTGGACGAGGCAACGCGAAACCTCAAGGCAAGGGCCATGGTGAAAAACACTGAATTGCTCCTTAAGCCCGGCTCGTTTGTAAATGTCGAGCTCGAACTCGGAAAAGAAGCCAATGCCCTGATGGTGCCCACACAGGCCATCATCCCGCAAGAGCTCGGCAAACAGGTGATTCTCGCGAAAGACGGCAAGGCAAAATTCGTGTCTGTGAAGACCGGCATCCGCCAGGCTTCGCTGATCGAAGTGGTGTCGGGCATTGCGGAAGGCGACACGATAGTCACCACGGGACTGCTCTTCCTTAAACCGGGCGCAGACCTCAAGTTCTCCAAGATATCACAGCACGAAGGCGGCCGGTAG